A single genomic interval of Rosistilla ulvae harbors:
- a CDS encoding fibronectin type III domain-containing protein — translation MAVDIVFDYSYDDSGFFDTQAKAALERAATDYETRLLDTLSAIPAPTAGNSWTASFQDPETGSTVNLPNLQLAENEVRVFVGSRNLTGTTLGKASTGYGVQYTDPNWVDTVLWRGQSGANEQSTWGGSIAFDTTPTWHFDAGLPTSGTPDLYSVALHELGHIFGISNQPGNTWTSYATPLNELSPADQALVDNEPGDYFTGPKSVALYGSPIPVDGGHFEHDVSYAGAEAALDPNLTTGTRKPMSPLDWTALDDIGWDVGTRFLSGTVFDDSVIDNDQPDAGEGEAGLTVTATNTTTSTQYTTTTHTDGTYALELPPGTYDVTFTGGSHEGRVEMTGNAVGAHSIKIELDTAQAVWGSFQPTVPQNVSIFANSATSATLTWDDSEHETSYQIYRWNNKTNTEIITLAANETSYTPTNLIPGEREWFYVKAVNGSQSAQSEWQLMVMPLVTPTIPQNVSISANSATSATLTWDDSEHETSYQIYRWNNKTNTEIITLAANETSYTPTNLIPGEREWFYVKAINGNQSAQSEWQLMVMPLATPTIPQNVSISANSATSATLTWDDSEHETSYQIYRWNNKTNTEIITLAANETSYTPTNLIPGEREWFYVKAINGNQSAQSEWQLMVMPLATPTIPQNVSISANSATSATLTWSDSEHETSYQIYRWNNKTNTEIITLAANETSYTPTNLIPGEREWFYVKAINGNQSAQSEWQLMVMPLATPTVPQNVSISANSPTSATLTWDDSEHETSYQIYRWNNKTNTEIVTLAANATSYTPTNLIPGEREWFYIKAINGNQSAQSEWQLIVMPLA, via the coding sequence TTGGCCGTCGATATTGTCTTCGACTACAGCTACGACGATTCTGGATTCTTTGACACGCAGGCCAAAGCTGCACTTGAACGGGCGGCGACCGATTACGAAACGCGTCTGCTCGATACGTTGAGCGCGATCCCGGCTCCTACGGCCGGCAACTCGTGGACCGCATCGTTCCAAGACCCGGAGACCGGCAGCACCGTTAATCTCCCGAATCTGCAGCTTGCCGAAAACGAGGTCCGCGTCTTTGTCGGCTCTCGCAATCTGACTGGCACAACGCTTGGCAAGGCCTCCACCGGGTATGGCGTCCAGTACACCGACCCTAATTGGGTCGACACCGTCTTGTGGCGTGGGCAATCCGGCGCAAATGAGCAGAGCACGTGGGGCGGCAGCATCGCGTTTGACACCACGCCAACATGGCACTTTGACGCCGGATTACCGACCTCAGGGACCCCTGACCTCTACAGCGTGGCGTTACATGAACTGGGACACATCTTTGGAATCAGCAACCAACCGGGGAACACCTGGACCAGTTACGCGACTCCGCTGAACGAACTCTCCCCGGCCGACCAGGCCCTGGTCGACAACGAACCCGGCGACTACTTCACCGGCCCCAAGTCGGTCGCTCTCTACGGCAGCCCGATCCCGGTTGACGGTGGCCACTTCGAGCACGACGTCTCCTACGCAGGAGCCGAAGCCGCACTCGACCCGAACTTAACCACCGGCACCCGCAAACCGATGAGTCCACTCGACTGGACAGCGCTCGATGACATCGGCTGGGACGTCGGCACCCGTTTCCTCAGCGGCACCGTCTTCGACGACAGCGTCATCGACAACGACCAACCCGACGCCGGAGAAGGCGAAGCGGGCCTCACCGTCACGGCAACCAACACCACCACAAGCACCCAATACACAACCACAACCCACACCGACGGCACCTACGCCCTCGAACTCCCACCAGGCACCTACGACGTTACATTCACCGGCGGCAGCCATGAAGGCCGAGTTGAAATGACTGGAAATGCAGTAGGTGCACACAGTATCAAGATCGAACTCGATACGGCGCAAGCTGTATGGGGTTCCTTTCAGCCAACAGTTCCTCAAAACGTTAGCATTTTCGCGAATTCGGCGACGAGTGCCACGCTGACGTGGGATGACTCGGAGCACGAGACGAGCTACCAAATCTATCGTTGGAACAATAAAACCAATACGGAAATCATAACACTTGCGGCCAACGAAACATCCTATACACCGACAAATCTAATTCCTGGAGAGCGGGAATGGTTCTACGTCAAAGCGGTCAACGGAAGCCAGTCTGCTCAGAGTGAATGGCAGTTGATGGTAATGCCGCTAGTGACACCAACAATCCCTCAAAACGTTAGCATCTCTGCGAATTCGGCGACGAGTGCCACGCTGACGTGGGATGATTCGGAACACGAAACGAGCTACCAAATCTATCGTTGGAACAACAAAACCAATACAGAAATCATAACGCTTGCAGCCAATGAAACATCCTATACACCAACAAATCTAATTCCTGGTGAACGGGAATGGTTCTACGTCAAAGCGATCAATGGAAACCAGTCTGCTCAAAGTGAATGGCAGTTGATGGTTATGCCGCTAGCGACACCAACAATCCCTCAAAACGTTAGCATCTCTGCGAATTCGGCGACGAGTGCCACGCTGACGTGGGATGATTCGGAACACGAAACGAGCTACCAAATCTATCGTTGGAACAACAAAACCAATACAGAAATCATAACGCTTGCAGCCAATGAAACATCCTATACACCAACAAATCTAATTCCTGGTGAACGGGAATGGTTCTACGTCAAAGCGATCAATGGAAACCAGTCTGCTCAAAGTGAATGGCAGTTGATGGTTATGCCGCTAGCGACACCAACAATCCCTCAGAACGTTAGCATCTCCGCGAATTCGGCAACGAGTGCCACGCTGACGTGGAGCGACTCGGAGCACGAAACGAGCTACCAAATCTATCGTTGGAACAATAAAACCAATACAGAAATCATAACGCTTGCAGCCAATGAAACATCCTATACACCAACAAATCTAATTCCTGGTGAACGGGAATGGTTCTACGTCAAAGCGATCAATGGAAACCAGTCTGCTCAAAGTGAATGGCAGTTGATGGTTATGCCGCTAGCGACACCAACGGTCCCTCAAAACGTTAGCATCTCTGCGAATTCGCCGACGAGTGCCACGTTGACGTGGGATGATTCGGAACACGAAACGAGCTACCAAATCTATCGTTGGAACAACAAAACCAATACCGAAATTGTGACGCTTGCGGCCAACGCAACATCCTATACGCCAACGAATTTAATTCCTGGTGAGCGGGAATGGTTCTACATCAAAGCGATTAATGGAAACCAGTCTGCTCAAAGTGAATGGCAGTTGATCGTTATGCCGCTTGCTTGA
- a CDS encoding aldolase/citrate lyase family protein: MDLIYITNDQDQASVLQSAGVNRVMVDLEINGKVKRQGHLDTVISRHAIDDVGKLRSVLSTSELMVRVNPIHADSRTEIDRCVDLGADRIMLPMFTTASEVAQFLKLVGGRTKTCLLLETPASVVRLESILEVPGVEEIHIGLNDLHLGFGLSFMFELVSGGVIDLCSRAINARSIKFGFGGIARLGTGVLPSDLILSEHSRIGSSQVILSRDFQNIFVDAKTPQDAERALRREINKIRNHLAQLKDDYNSHRDNREILSRIVHEYVRQRADIKQAA, translated from the coding sequence ATGGATCTAATATACATTACTAACGACCAAGACCAAGCCAGCGTCTTACAGTCGGCTGGAGTCAACAGAGTAATGGTAGACTTGGAGATCAACGGAAAGGTTAAACGCCAGGGCCATTTGGACACGGTAATTTCGCGACACGCGATTGACGACGTGGGCAAACTACGTTCGGTTCTTTCTACGTCAGAGTTGATGGTCCGCGTTAACCCAATACATGCCGACTCCCGAACCGAAATCGATCGTTGCGTGGACCTTGGTGCCGACAGAATCATGTTGCCTATGTTTACGACTGCTAGCGAAGTAGCGCAGTTCTTGAAACTTGTGGGAGGTCGAACGAAGACCTGCTTGCTCCTAGAAACCCCTGCGTCGGTCGTGCGACTCGAATCAATCCTCGAAGTGCCTGGTGTTGAGGAAATCCACATCGGGCTGAATGATTTACACCTGGGATTTGGGCTGTCGTTCATGTTCGAGCTTGTCTCCGGAGGAGTCATTGACCTTTGCAGTCGAGCGATCAACGCCAGATCAATTAAGTTTGGCTTCGGTGGAATCGCCAGACTTGGGACGGGGGTACTCCCTTCGGACTTGATTTTGTCAGAACATTCAAGGATCGGATCGTCACAGGTTATTCTTTCTCGGGATTTCCAAAACATATTCGTTGACGCAAAGACTCCACAAGACGCAGAACGCGCCTTACGGAGAGAGATCAACAAGATACGGAACCATCTTGCCCAACTAAAGGACGACTACAATTCGCATCGCGATAACCGAGAAATCCTATCGCGAATTGTCCATGAATACGTTCGACAAAGGGCCGATATCAAGCAAGCGGCATAA
- a CDS encoding type III PLP-dependent enzyme domain-containing protein, translating to MIDWSAADVITKDHGSSFFVFDESKFRSNFAALSRAFNDHFPHTTIAYSYKTNYTPYVCRIVNELGGYAEIVSEMEWDWAKRIGVDGSRVIFNGPYKSEASLAASLRDGATINLDSLTDLKNVLAIAAESPGQSFGIGIRCNFQLSESSKSRFGVDVESEDFGQCLDAIRAAPNLHLSGLHCHFPDRNLDSFGVRAKKMLRLAAHVFPDNPPGFLNIGGGYFSGMPNEMRAGFESPPATFSEYGRLVGKLFNEAYGSLASPPRLIIEPGTALVADTFRFFTRVISTKSIRGRNIATVAGSIFDISPTARAKNLPIDVIRQNNSTVGMPGCDIAGYTCIESDIMHHQLDSAIEVGDFIAFGNVGSYSIVMKPPFILPANPILVERKNEDGRVFQVIKKRESVEYIAQNFEV from the coding sequence ATGATTGACTGGTCTGCTGCAGATGTGATCACGAAAGACCATGGTTCATCGTTTTTCGTTTTTGATGAATCCAAATTTCGTTCAAATTTTGCAGCGCTGTCCCGAGCATTCAACGATCACTTCCCACACACGACGATCGCGTACTCCTACAAGACAAACTACACCCCCTACGTGTGTCGCATCGTTAACGAACTGGGTGGATACGCAGAAATCGTGTCTGAAATGGAATGGGATTGGGCGAAACGGATCGGTGTCGATGGCTCGCGCGTTATCTTCAACGGCCCCTATAAATCTGAGGCATCTTTAGCCGCATCGTTGCGTGACGGCGCGACGATCAACCTAGATTCACTTACTGACCTAAAGAACGTTCTTGCCATAGCGGCCGAGAGCCCAGGACAAAGCTTCGGGATCGGAATTCGCTGCAACTTCCAACTCTCGGAAAGCTCTAAATCGAGATTCGGAGTTGATGTCGAAAGCGAGGATTTCGGGCAATGCCTGGACGCAATACGCGCCGCGCCGAACCTCCACCTTTCCGGACTTCACTGCCATTTCCCGGATCGAAACCTGGATAGCTTTGGAGTCAGGGCAAAGAAAATGCTGCGACTGGCAGCTCACGTTTTCCCTGACAACCCGCCGGGCTTCCTGAATATCGGGGGAGGGTACTTCAGCGGCATGCCAAACGAAATGCGCGCTGGCTTCGAGTCACCGCCCGCGACTTTCTCAGAATACGGTAGGCTCGTAGGGAAATTGTTCAACGAAGCATACGGAAGCCTCGCAAGCCCACCGAGGTTGATCATTGAACCAGGGACCGCGCTAGTCGCCGATACGTTTCGGTTCTTCACCAGGGTAATAAGCACCAAAAGCATCCGGGGGCGAAACATTGCGACGGTCGCCGGTAGCATCTTCGACATCAGCCCGACAGCGCGCGCTAAGAATTTGCCAATTGACGTAATTCGACAAAACAACTCCACCGTTGGGATGCCAGGGTGCGACATTGCCGGATATACGTGCATCGAGAGCGACATCATGCACCACCAGTTGGACTCGGCAATTGAAGTGGGTGATTTTATTGCATTTGGGAACGTAGGTTCATATTCAATTGTCATGAAACCACCGTTCATTCTTCCTGCAAATCCAATCTTAGTCGAAAGAAAAAACGAGGACGGCCGCGTTTTCCAGGTGATAAAAAAGCGTGAGTCTGTTGAATATATCGCTCAGAACTTTGAAGTATAA
- a CDS encoding sugar transferase, which yields MLKRIFDIVFASAILTACAPLFALIAILTKLDSNGPVFFVQDRLGLNGEVFSMFKFRTMVKDAEQTGTGLFSYSDDSRITRVGRVLRMTSLDELPQFINVVMGTMSVVGPRPPVTYELGDYQNFSDWQKMRFTVKPGLTGLAQVSGRNALTWEQKIQFDNEYVREFDRSGMRYDAVLILRTIWVVATLQSVVETRRAEDEASLTLASEDCISAPAEPADISTANGDLEGQASRRAA from the coding sequence ATGTTAAAACGCATTTTCGATATCGTATTTGCTTCCGCTATCCTAACGGCTTGCGCACCACTCTTTGCTTTGATCGCTATCCTCACCAAACTGGATTCGAATGGGCCTGTGTTTTTCGTGCAAGACCGGCTTGGCTTGAATGGTGAAGTTTTTTCAATGTTTAAGTTTCGCACGATGGTCAAAGACGCCGAGCAAACGGGGACTGGTTTATTCAGCTATAGCGATGATAGTCGCATTACGAGAGTCGGGCGGGTTTTGCGAATGACCAGCCTTGACGAATTGCCTCAGTTCATCAACGTTGTCATGGGCACAATGTCAGTCGTTGGCCCTCGCCCTCCGGTTACCTATGAGCTAGGCGACTATCAAAACTTCAGCGACTGGCAGAAGATGCGTTTCACTGTCAAGCCCGGACTTACTGGCCTGGCTCAAGTGTCGGGGAGAAACGCCTTGACGTGGGAACAAAAAATACAATTTGACAATGAGTACGTCAGGGAGTTCGATCGTTCGGGGATGCGATACGATGCCGTTTTGATATTGCGAACAATTTGGGTTGTCGCGACACTTCAAAGCGTTGTCGAGACGCGACGCGCGGAAGATGAGGCCTCCCTGACATTGGCAAGCGAGGATTGCATTAGTGCGCCAGCAGAGCCTGCAGATATCTCTACCGCCAATGGCGATCTCGAAGGTCAAGCATCGCGACGCGCTGCCTGA
- a CDS encoding branched-chain amino acid transaminase has translation MNNALTNAVVTTRSEALGADGSAATDPTDRLIYFKGAFVPACEAKVSVLSPTSQFGLNVFEGIRGYWSADALQLLLFRLPEHIERLFQSCKILGLKCPLGAEELEEKICKTITLNRYQEDVAIRATVFVDEEGSWSSSEPVQVFIAPMPRPRTNIAAIEGKSACISTWKRIDDRTLPPRVKCGANYINGRYAFLEAKRNGFEIPFLLDASGKVSESPGACIFLVRNGELVTPSISNSILESITRDTILRLALDLGIQVRERDVDRSEFYIADEAFVCGTAAEIGPITSVDRLPIGRGKVGPITTSLYEAYLNVVSNANAPYPEWRTPV, from the coding sequence ATGAATAATGCCCTAACGAATGCAGTAGTAACGACACGCTCCGAAGCATTAGGAGCCGATGGCTCTGCAGCCACCGACCCCACAGACCGACTGATCTATTTCAAAGGTGCTTTCGTTCCCGCTTGCGAGGCGAAGGTGTCAGTCCTGTCGCCCACGTCGCAATTTGGGCTGAACGTCTTTGAGGGGATCCGCGGTTACTGGAGTGCCGACGCACTGCAATTGCTCCTGTTTCGCCTGCCCGAGCATATTGAGCGATTGTTTCAGTCATGCAAAATCCTCGGCCTGAAGTGCCCTCTAGGCGCGGAGGAGCTTGAAGAGAAGATTTGCAAAACGATTACGCTCAATCGTTACCAGGAGGATGTTGCGATCCGTGCAACGGTTTTCGTCGACGAAGAAGGCAGCTGGTCGTCCAGCGAACCAGTGCAGGTGTTCATCGCGCCGATGCCACGACCGCGAACCAACATTGCCGCGATCGAAGGTAAGTCCGCGTGCATCTCAACATGGAAACGCATCGACGACCGAACACTTCCTCCGCGTGTCAAGTGTGGCGCAAACTACATCAACGGGCGTTATGCGTTCCTAGAGGCAAAAAGAAATGGCTTCGAAATTCCGTTCCTCCTTGACGCGAGTGGAAAGGTCAGCGAATCACCAGGCGCCTGCATCTTCCTGGTTCGGAATGGTGAACTCGTGACACCGTCCATATCCAATTCGATACTCGAGAGCATCACTCGCGATACCATACTACGCCTTGCACTAGACCTCGGCATTCAAGTACGTGAACGGGACGTGGATCGATCGGAGTTTTATATTGCCGACGAGGCTTTTGTTTGCGGAACTGCTGCTGAAATCGGCCCTATTACTTCCGTTGATCGATTACCGATAGGGCGCGGAAAGGTTGGGCCAATAACAACAAGCCTGTACGAGGCATACCTTAACGTCGTCAGTAATGCAAATGCGCCATATCCCGAATGGCGAACACCAGTATAA
- a CDS encoding class I SAM-dependent methyltransferase, with amino-acid sequence MNLSYAIAALRKRGFRFIYTYAKESLAFDLRHGTRTSARVPKESQSLTGSTQDAENGLLYVASFTSVTRNSVALAKRLLGEEQFRSFQFLDMGCGKGKALLVHALGNADHSIHPSIGIEYDPDLAKIANANIAKTSLDPEKVKVVVDSAVEFENFVSSDKLLIYLYNSFQGETLRAVLRKLKNYQHMLVYVDPAEKEVLHEFGYVIHQNVQGKYNADTWLLASMNIDNMNQQAAPTEVRAVA; translated from the coding sequence ATGAATCTTTCATATGCTATCGCCGCCCTGCGAAAGCGAGGCTTTAGATTTATCTACACTTACGCGAAGGAGTCCCTTGCATTTGACCTACGTCACGGGACCAGAACTAGCGCTCGTGTTCCAAAAGAGAGTCAATCGCTTACTGGCTCTACCCAGGATGCGGAAAACGGCCTGCTCTACGTTGCATCGTTTACTTCGGTCACACGAAACTCAGTCGCATTGGCGAAACGACTGTTAGGGGAAGAGCAGTTCCGCAGCTTCCAGTTCCTAGACATGGGGTGCGGGAAAGGCAAAGCACTTTTGGTGCACGCTTTGGGAAACGCAGATCATTCAATCCACCCTAGCATCGGAATTGAATACGACCCAGACCTGGCAAAAATCGCCAATGCGAATATCGCCAAAACATCACTTGACCCCGAAAAGGTAAAAGTTGTCGTTGACAGCGCCGTCGAGTTTGAAAACTTTGTTTCATCTGACAAGCTTTTGATCTACCTCTACAACTCATTTCAGGGCGAGACGCTTCGCGCTGTGCTTCGCAAACTGAAGAACTACCAGCACATGCTCGTCTATGTCGATCCAGCCGAAAAGGAAGTGCTTCACGAATTTGGGTACGTCATCCACCAGAACGTCCAGGGAAAATACAACGCAGACACCTGGCTTTTGGCTTCAATGAACATCGACAACATGAATCAGCAAGCCGCCCCAACGGAAGTCCGAGCCGTCGCGTAA
- a CDS encoding glycosyltransferase family 4 protein: MKFWVIHAQENPPESKQVLGRREWRSNTLAEYLAERGHEVTRWRSAFSHQSKLMLTEGSALERFEGYDLQYIDCPKYAKHVGVARIRNHRSLASNFATLAGKRAAPPDLIHVCNVPIELCASAVAFGKRNNVPVVVDVRDLWPDIYVDFIPERLNFLKPIAKTYLDRCSRRVKYAFQHATAITALTESYLDWGLNKARRRRQSLDEVFPMCYPRLPKDLDATGLADLRNRLGVDESAVLACYIGNIGYQSDFETVIESARMLASKHPNFKIVLAGSGPRVSHLKDLAKGLPNVVIPGWLSSTEVHRLMTISSIGLIAYKCVPNFMLNIPNKFSEYLAGGLAIASAIDGEMGKLVRQHNCGFVYREGDSLDLARRLGDLLNNNQQVDAFSAASTKLHETQFDGARIFPDFCAHLESIANPLALKASA, from the coding sequence ATGAAATTTTGGGTCATTCATGCACAGGAGAATCCGCCTGAGTCTAAGCAGGTGCTTGGGCGCCGCGAATGGCGTTCGAATACGCTTGCTGAATATCTCGCGGAACGTGGCCATGAAGTCACACGCTGGCGGTCAGCATTTAGTCATCAGTCGAAATTGATGTTGACCGAAGGGTCTGCGCTCGAACGTTTCGAAGGGTACGATCTCCAATATATTGATTGCCCCAAGTATGCAAAGCATGTTGGGGTTGCTCGCATACGCAACCACCGAAGCCTAGCTAGCAATTTCGCAACACTGGCAGGAAAACGCGCTGCACCTCCTGACCTGATTCATGTTTGCAATGTCCCTATTGAGCTTTGCGCATCTGCGGTCGCATTTGGGAAACGCAACAATGTCCCCGTGGTAGTCGATGTGCGAGACCTTTGGCCCGACATATATGTTGATTTCATACCAGAGCGTCTAAATTTCCTGAAGCCAATTGCGAAGACCTATTTGGATCGATGTTCACGCCGTGTTAAATACGCTTTCCAGCATGCAACTGCGATTACGGCGCTGACTGAATCCTACTTGGACTGGGGGCTCAACAAAGCGAGACGCAGACGCCAATCTCTGGATGAGGTATTTCCAATGTGCTATCCACGCCTGCCGAAAGATCTCGATGCCACCGGACTAGCGGACCTACGAAACAGGCTAGGTGTCGATGAATCAGCAGTCCTGGCGTGCTACATCGGAAACATTGGCTACCAATCCGACTTCGAAACCGTCATCGAATCAGCTCGAATGCTAGCGTCGAAACACCCCAACTTCAAGATCGTTCTCGCCGGCAGCGGACCTCGTGTATCACACCTGAAAGACCTTGCAAAAGGGCTTCCAAATGTAGTAATACCTGGGTGGCTTTCGTCAACAGAAGTTCATCGTTTAATGACGATTTCTTCCATCGGCCTGATCGCATACAAGTGCGTCCCAAATTTCATGCTGAATATCCCAAACAAGTTTTCCGAATACCTAGCCGGCGGGCTGGCGATTGCCAGCGCGATCGACGGTGAAATGGGGAAACTTGTGCGTCAGCATAACTGCGGGTTCGTTTACCGAGAAGGTGATTCACTTGACCTTGCAAGGCGACTTGGCGACTTGCTAAACAACAACCAGCAGGTCGACGCATTCTCAGCTGCCTCGACTAAGTTACACGAGACACAATTTGACGGCGCTCGGATTTTCCCCGACTTCTGCGCGCATCTCGAAAGCATCGCAAATCCCTTAGCACTCAAGGCTTCCGCATGA
- a CDS encoding O-antigen ligase family protein has translation MHLTTAASFALALSILAGRWGLDRILDVGIPDVEPRSISPSLIFEVRLWSVLTFATLTFVGAPKRPGSQSTRGASISLLISLMALLFWLVISGFWTLETGIVGYKLYEISLCAIMFACTYRWAVSDANQEFSDALWNAIVISSFLLVSMSLPQIISSASSLTGARLAVLGGGPNIFGRYVCICIMACLFFKRRRVARIMLIGILLVPLVLTGSRGALLGLCVACLVCSPALLRDWLKDRWLLPSMMVGCILLCLFFAFVTPGVLEYGVHKFEDRFVEATYRQGYASSRWELFSRAFELCLERPLIGHGLAGWGNEMGQPYPHNLFLEVGVEGGCIGLVLLSGFIINLGIVIGSCIRRGSIDWRFLSLAAIMFTSAQFSGDFFDSRTFFAASLLLSVPRREASLARQDMLRKY, from the coding sequence ATGCACCTAACCACTGCCGCTAGCTTCGCACTTGCCTTGAGCATCCTCGCTGGGCGATGGGGGCTTGATCGCATTCTCGACGTAGGTATTCCTGACGTGGAACCACGATCGATCAGCCCTTCGTTAATTTTTGAAGTCCGGCTTTGGAGTGTTCTCACGTTTGCGACACTTACATTTGTGGGCGCACCAAAACGCCCAGGGAGTCAAAGCACTCGCGGCGCAAGCATTTCTTTGCTTATTTCACTAATGGCGTTGCTATTCTGGCTCGTTATTAGTGGTTTTTGGACATTGGAAACCGGCATTGTCGGATACAAGCTATATGAAATCTCTCTGTGCGCAATAATGTTTGCCTGTACCTACCGCTGGGCTGTTTCGGACGCCAACCAAGAGTTCAGCGATGCGCTTTGGAACGCTATTGTAATCAGTTCGTTCTTGCTGGTTTCGATGTCATTGCCCCAGATTATTTCCAGCGCAAGTTCGCTAACGGGCGCACGCTTGGCTGTATTGGGTGGAGGCCCCAACATCTTCGGTCGATACGTTTGCATATGCATTATGGCATGCCTGTTCTTTAAACGCCGGCGGGTAGCGAGAATCATGTTGATCGGCATTCTCTTGGTGCCTTTGGTGCTCACTGGGTCTCGGGGCGCCTTGCTTGGTTTGTGCGTAGCCTGTCTAGTTTGTTCTCCAGCTTTGTTACGCGATTGGTTGAAAGATCGCTGGTTGCTTCCATCCATGATGGTGGGTTGCATCTTGTTGTGTTTGTTTTTTGCGTTTGTGACACCTGGAGTGTTGGAGTACGGGGTTCACAAGTTTGAAGATCGGTTTGTGGAGGCAACCTACCGGCAGGGCTATGCTTCGTCACGTTGGGAGCTGTTTTCCAGAGCGTTTGAATTGTGTCTGGAACGGCCCCTAATCGGACATGGGTTGGCGGGCTGGGGAAATGAAATGGGCCAACCGTACCCTCATAACCTTTTCTTGGAAGTCGGCGTTGAAGGAGGCTGTATCGGCCTTGTTTTGTTGTCAGGATTCATCATAAATCTCGGAATCGTTATTGGAAGCTGCATTCGTCGAGGCTCGATCGATTGGAGATTTCTCTCACTTGCTGCCATTATGTTTACATCCGCGCAATTTAGTGGCGATTTCTTCGATTCGAGGACGTTCTTTGCGGCTTCGTTGCTACTTTCGGTTCCAAGGCGTGAAGCTAGTTTGGCTCGACAAGACATGTTGCGAAAATATTAG
- a CDS encoding lipopolysaccharide biosynthesis protein, with protein sequence MTGELVLENQGFVLRNKRLVKYASSYIVSIASLFCLTAMWKLSATAFSPSDFELFALCRRGLSTLLPFIELGIPLAVTQYVALDHVRQGNRNEKSILVAALFWCSAFGLVAIATSWLLAGRIVKFANLPVEFAQYLPLVASWAVGTAFFALASGWWHAKRQFIRASMARVLMFAIPLPIIALGNTSMHVKMGGVALVVSGVFGGVLLNILRTCDHGFDLNNFRTQLRNTVAFGVPRSVGRASLQLMLWLPVMFAAKHGGNLNVSAVAFGISLIVAVGGVVSPVGALIHSTLSVKIEQKRFNEAKKIVLGAFCFSATISVLATILLWDNLPYVVSIMLTEQYVEIVPLLRVLLIAQVPLTICSVMQCTLDVINNSPLNLRAGIVSLWVCACLVWVSPDADAVLYSLVGSLSLRAVLVLRDILSTFRSCDQVLRELTKEANSDCGMATQCT encoded by the coding sequence ATGACTGGCGAATTGGTGTTAGAAAACCAAGGCTTTGTCCTACGCAACAAACGCCTCGTTAAATATGCGAGCAGCTATATTGTATCGATTGCATCTCTATTTTGTCTAACAGCAATGTGGAAGCTTTCAGCAACAGCATTCAGCCCGAGTGATTTTGAGTTGTTTGCGTTGTGCCGCCGTGGATTAAGTACGCTGCTACCGTTTATCGAACTGGGAATTCCGTTAGCTGTAACGCAATACGTCGCACTGGATCATGTTCGCCAAGGAAACCGAAACGAAAAGTCCATTCTCGTTGCCGCTCTATTTTGGTGTAGTGCATTCGGTCTCGTCGCAATTGCGACCAGTTGGCTGCTAGCAGGCAGAATAGTCAAATTTGCGAATCTTCCGGTTGAGTTTGCGCAGTACCTGCCACTTGTGGCATCGTGGGCTGTAGGAACTGCATTCTTTGCATTGGCTTCCGGTTGGTGGCACGCGAAGCGACAATTCATCCGCGCGAGTATGGCACGGGTTCTGATGTTTGCGATTCCGCTACCAATCATCGCGTTGGGCAACACTTCAATGCATGTAAAGATGGGAGGGGTTGCTTTGGTCGTGAGCGGGGTATTTGGAGGAGTACTGCTCAATATCCTTCGGACCTGTGACCATGGTTTTGATCTAAATAACTTTCGAACACAATTGCGAAACACTGTCGCGTTTGGTGTGCCTCGAAGCGTTGGTCGCGCGTCTCTTCAACTAATGCTATGGCTACCTGTCATGTTTGCCGCAAAGCATGGTGGCAATCTTAATGTTTCGGCGGTAGCCTTCGGGATTTCCCTGATCGTGGCCGTCGGAGGAGTTGTAAGTCCGGTTGGAGCACTTATCCACTCGACATTGAGTGTGAAGATCGAGCAAAAACGATTCAATGAGGCAAAGAAAATCGTACTCGGTGCATTCTGCTTTTCCGCAACCATTTCCGTTCTTGCGACAATACTATTGTGGGACAACTTGCCGTATGTTGTTTCCATAATGCTCACTGAGCAGTATGTTGAAATAGTTCCATTGCTCAGGGTTCTGCTGATTGCGCAAGTGCCACTGACAATCTGTTCGGTGATGCAGTGCACTTTGGATGTGATCAACAACAGCCCCCTGAACCTCCGTGCAGGGATCGTGTCGCTGTGGGTTTGCGCATGTCTTGTTTGGGTTTCTCCTGACGCAGACGCTGTGCTCTACTCACTTGTAGGATCCTTAAGTCTCCGCGCCGTGCTCGTGCTCCGCGACATCTTATCGACATTCAGGTCGTGCGATCAAGTGTTGCGCGAACTAACTAAAGAAGCAAATTCCGATTGCGGCATGGCAACCCAATGCACCTAA